Proteins encoded in a region of the Streptomyces sp. NBC_00258 genome:
- a CDS encoding MerR family transcriptional regulator yields the protein MRIGDAAAAAGTTPLALRFYEERGVLPPPPRTAAGQREYGPDDVARVRVVRELLALGLTVEDLHGVADRIDVLVRNPQRRCGPPDSGVPGSRVADRRLAALDAEIDRLTRLRDRLAQHVEDRPNSSPSSPEAAIPTEAQ from the coding sequence ATGCGGATCGGGGATGCGGCGGCAGCGGCGGGGACCACGCCCCTGGCGCTGCGGTTCTACGAGGAACGCGGCGTGCTGCCACCGCCACCGCGTACGGCCGCCGGACAGCGTGAGTACGGGCCGGACGATGTGGCCAGGGTCCGCGTTGTCCGTGAGCTGCTGGCGCTCGGGCTCACCGTTGAGGATCTGCACGGTGTCGCCGACCGGATCGACGTGCTGGTCAGGAATCCTCAACGGCGCTGCGGGCCCCCCGACTCCGGCGTCCCCGGCTCCAGGGTCGCCGACCGCAGACTGGCGGCCCTCGACGCCGAGATCGACCGCCTGACCCGTCTGCGCGACCGCCTCGCACAGCACGTGGAGGATCGGCCCAACTCTTCTCCTTCATCACCTGAGGCGGCCATCCCTACCGAGGCCCAGTAG
- a CDS encoding putative leader peptide, whose product MPSPEPLTRRRAVDLVRVAAALCRTTG is encoded by the coding sequence ATGCCGTCGCCGGAGCCTCTGACTCGCCGCCGCGCCGTGGACCTCGTCCGGGTGGCCGCGGCACTGTGTCGGACGACCGGCTGA
- a CDS encoding GNAT family N-acetyltransferase has protein sequence MTSFAQPPASPTELTVIQVPVSDPRVRPLLRELGDEYSTRYGKDAHAELARYPDEEFTPPHGGLLLLLLERGEPVAGGAFRRYDAATAELKRIWTHSAHRRRGLARLVVAQLEHEARVRGYQRIYLTTGPRQPEARGLYLATGYTPLFDTSADPETLGPLPFEKHLPAEARP, from the coding sequence ATGACGTCATTCGCCCAACCACCGGCGTCTCCAACTGAGCTGACGGTCATTCAAGTGCCCGTCTCCGACCCACGGGTGAGACCGCTGCTGCGTGAACTCGGCGACGAGTACTCGACGCGCTACGGCAAGGACGCACACGCCGAACTCGCCCGTTACCCCGACGAGGAGTTCACCCCACCGCACGGCGGGCTGCTGCTCCTGCTCCTGGAGCGCGGCGAGCCGGTCGCGGGCGGCGCCTTCCGCCGGTACGACGCAGCCACGGCGGAACTCAAACGGATCTGGACGCACTCCGCCCACCGCCGACGCGGTCTCGCGCGACTCGTCGTCGCCCAACTGGAGCACGAGGCGCGCGTACGTGGCTACCAGCGGATCTACCTGACCACCGGGCCGCGCCAGCCCGAAGCCCGCGGCCTGTACCTGGCCACCGGCTACACTCCGCTGTTCGACACGTCCGCCGACCCCGAAACCCTCGGCCCGCTGCCCTTCGAGAAGCACCTTCCGGCCGAAGCGCGCCCTTGA
- a CDS encoding MDR family NADP-dependent oxidoreductase, producing MAAALPATTREILLTDTPVGLPGPEHLTVVEKPLSAPGPGQVLVRNRYFLVFPGLRTLIGGQADGVPLPRIHVGDALFGPAVGEVVAASAGSSLRPGDAVIHLLGWREHALVAEADCTPLGDALPDPVAHLSSGAAAYGALTRLAEVRPGDTVFVTGAAGAVGSLAGSLARLLGATRVIGSTRSPDKAERLRTELGYDVVLVPGSRSLDTQLAAAAPEGIDVLLDTVGGEQLTAAVRAARRGARFALVGALAGQLSPDGDGGSALAEIDTFRLINQSVSLRGYSGMDHPEVTEEWTKRFGDWLRSGEIIFPHVRVPGMDRAPRALQELFEGRYFGTVVVELPPR from the coding sequence ATGGCCGCTGCCCTGCCTGCAACGACGCGCGAGATCCTGCTGACCGACACTCCCGTGGGGCTGCCCGGCCCTGAGCACCTCACGGTCGTGGAGAAACCTCTGTCCGCCCCCGGTCCGGGTCAAGTCCTCGTCCGGAACCGGTACTTCCTCGTGTTCCCGGGGCTGCGCACCCTGATCGGCGGCCAGGCCGACGGCGTACCACTGCCGCGCATCCACGTCGGTGACGCGCTCTTCGGTCCCGCTGTCGGCGAGGTCGTCGCGGCCTCGGCAGGCAGTTCGTTGCGACCGGGGGACGCGGTCATCCACCTGCTCGGATGGCGCGAGCACGCGCTGGTGGCGGAGGCCGACTGCACTCCGCTGGGCGATGCTCTGCCCGACCCGGTGGCCCACCTGTCATCCGGGGCGGCCGCCTACGGAGCACTGACCCGGCTCGCCGAAGTCCGCCCCGGCGACACGGTGTTCGTCACGGGAGCGGCTGGAGCCGTGGGGTCACTGGCGGGCTCTCTGGCACGTCTGCTGGGCGCCACGAGGGTCATCGGCAGCACCCGTTCGCCGGACAAGGCCGAGCGGCTGCGCACCGAACTGGGCTACGACGTGGTGCTGGTGCCGGGATCCCGGTCGCTCGACACGCAGTTGGCCGCGGCTGCGCCGGAAGGCATCGACGTACTGCTGGACACCGTCGGCGGTGAGCAACTGACCGCGGCCGTCCGCGCCGCGCGCCGCGGTGCCCGATTCGCACTGGTCGGCGCCCTGGCCGGACAGTTGTCGCCGGACGGGGACGGTGGCAGCGCGCTCGCGGAGATCGACACGTTCCGGCTCATCAACCAGAGCGTCTCGCTGCGCGGCTACAGCGGCATGGATCATCCCGAGGTGACGGAGGAGTGGACCAAGCGATTCGGCGACTGGCTGCGCTCCGGCGAGATCATCTTCCCGCACGTACGGGTCCCGGGCATGGATCGGGCGCCGCGGGCGTTGCAGGAACTGTTCGAGGGGCGGTATTTCGGGACCGTCGTCGTGGAGTTGCCGCCACGGTGA
- a CDS encoding phosphotransferase enzyme family protein, which yields MQASEVSRAVAAAKLIASSLDLAADDAIVLHDSNKITLRLLPSDVLARVAPVDQQVSQFEVEVAQRLAESGCPVAALEPRVEPRVYEHDGFVVTLWTYYEPVTPQEVSAADYANALEQLHDGMRKLDVPTPHFTDRVEYAQQLLANRERTPALADADREFLSDTLRSMSRAIGERGGAEQLLHGEPHPGNLLATKNGLLFIDFETCCRGPVEFDLAHAPEEVSEHYPGVDQDLLRECRILVLAIITTWRWDRGDQLPDGRRLGAEWLSQIRAALGRNDLDTHG from the coding sequence ATGCAGGCGTCAGAGGTTTCGCGTGCGGTGGCCGCGGCAAAGTTGATCGCCTCATCGCTTGACCTGGCAGCCGACGACGCGATCGTTCTGCATGACTCGAACAAGATCACTCTACGTCTGCTGCCTTCTGATGTCCTGGCCCGGGTGGCACCTGTAGATCAACAGGTCTCACAGTTCGAGGTCGAGGTCGCGCAGCGGCTCGCCGAATCCGGGTGCCCGGTGGCTGCCCTCGAGCCGCGAGTGGAGCCACGCGTCTATGAGCATGATGGCTTCGTGGTCACCCTGTGGACCTACTACGAACCCGTCACACCGCAAGAGGTCTCGGCGGCCGACTACGCCAATGCGCTCGAGCAACTGCATGACGGAATGCGCAAGCTCGATGTCCCGACGCCGCACTTCACCGATCGAGTCGAGTACGCCCAACAACTCCTGGCGAACCGCGAACGCACTCCGGCGCTCGCCGACGCGGACCGGGAGTTCCTCAGCGACACGCTACGAAGCATGAGCCGAGCGATCGGCGAGCGCGGCGGCGCCGAGCAGTTGCTGCACGGCGAGCCGCACCCGGGCAACCTGCTCGCCACGAAGAACGGGCTGCTGTTCATCGACTTCGAGACGTGTTGCCGTGGCCCCGTCGAATTCGACCTCGCCCATGCGCCCGAAGAGGTCAGCGAGCACTATCCGGGTGTCGACCAAGACTTGCTGCGCGAGTGCCGGATCCTCGTGCTCGCGATCATCACAACGTGGCGCTGGGATCGAGGCGACCAACTCCCCGACGGGCGCCGGCTGGGCGCAGAGTGGCTCAGCCAGATCCGAGCGGCACTGGGTCGCAACGACCTGGATACCCATGGCTGA